From Phoenix dactylifera cultivar Barhee BC4 unplaced genomic scaffold, palm_55x_up_171113_PBpolish2nd_filt_p 000138F, whole genome shotgun sequence, the proteins below share one genomic window:
- the LOC103697632 gene encoding BAG family molecular chaperone regulator 8, chloroplastic: MLSPHHHHHQSHQCCCCCSCSSCCSSFSTPSLPPLLTSDQLLQALTTQLLLQSQSQSQSPSPSPPHIYTHHYLKSHQPFYQPPPPTHQQSKDHHHDHQTHPLLHSLLRRVAALECSLPHLSSPSPHPPPLSPPPPPRPQPSPASRPPSSSSSSSSYRPSLRDAAARTIQARFRLFLVRRSQTLRHLKRLASIKSHAAALRSSLSDQTARRDPRALSERAMDLLLQLDSIQSGDPMIREGKRSISRELVRILEFVDKVLVKEREMSLRAVEIAEMGTNGSDGFEGVARAPEYDGVLLQSTKPGKKVSFFENGRGSRASAGASEPFSEDYEEYSDHGIRRGHVERFGREVAGIRISEHSEPEERIHQPKGDERGSEVGSENGDRYGNGGKFCGQNGSLSGLSAPLPVQMERRRV; the protein is encoded by the exons atgCTTTCccctcaccaccaccaccaccagagCCATcaatgctgctgctgctgctcttGTTCGTCCTGctgttcctccttctccaccccCTCTCTTCCCCCTCTCCTTACCTCTGATCAACTCCTTCAAGCCCTCACCACCCAGCTCCTGCTCCAATCCCAATCCCAATCCCaatccccatccccatcccctccTCATATCTACACCCATCACTATCTCAAATCCCACCAACCCTTCTACCAACCCCCACCCCCAACACATCAGCAGTCAAAGGATCACCACCATGACCACCAAACTCACCCTCTTCTCCACTCCCTTCTTCGCCGCGTCGCCGCCCTCGAATGCTCTCTTCCCCACCTCTCTTCCCCTTCTCCCCACCCTCCTCCCCtgtctcctccgcctcctcctcgtCCACAACCCTCGCCGGCGTCTCgtccgccttcttcttcttcttcttcctcctcctatcGTCCTTCTCTTCGAGATGCGGCGGCAAGGACCATCCAGGCGCGCTTCCGGCTCTTCCTGGTGCGGCGGTCCCAGACCCTGCGCCACCTCAAACGCCTCGCTTCCATCAAATCCCACGCCGCCGCCCTCCGATCCTCGCTCTCCGACCAGACGGCCCGCCGCGATCCCAGAGCTCTCTCCGAGAGGGCCATggatctcctcctccagctcgATTCTATCCAG AGCGGTGATCCGATGATTCGAGAAGGGAAACGGTCGATCAGCCGAGAGTTGGTCAGAATATTGGAGTTTGTGGACAAGGTGCTGGTGAAAGAGCGCGAGATGTCTCTCAGAGCAGTGGAGATCGCGGAAATGGGCACTAATGGAAGCGACGGATTTGAAGGAGTCGCTAGGGCTCCCGAGTATGATGGGGTGCTTCTACAATCTACCAAGCCGGGGAAAAAAGTGAGCTTTTTTGAGAATGGGAGGGGATCTAGGGCTTCTGCTGGCGCCTCTGAGCCATTTTCAGAGGATTATGAAGAATACAGTGATCACGGTATTCGGAGAGGTCACGTAGAGCGATTCGGAAGGGAAGTCGCAGGAATCAGGATATCAGAGCATTCGGAACCAGAAGAAAGGATTCATCAGCCAAAGGGTGATGAGAGGGGCTCTGAAGTTGGTTCTGAGAATGGAGATAGATATGGAAATGGTGGCAAGTTCTGCGGTCAGAATGGCAGTTTGAGTGGTCTCTCTGCTCCCTTGCCTGTCCAAATGGAGCGGAGAAGAGTATAG
- the LOC103697631 gene encoding SNAP25 homologous protein SNAP33-like, with protein MSKISAMRTPVSKASKQRSADPGFLGSNPFDSDSESNLNHKNARASSAPAISRANKESSQFGYSEDEGRGTSSSYSGFSSARNKYKNDFRESGGFENQSVQELENYAVYKADETTQKVNGCLKIAEEMRDDASRTLVTLHQQGQQINRTHLTTIDVDHELSRGEKLLGSLGGIFSKTWKPKKTRTIKGPALTRDDSFIRKGSHMEQRQKLGLSGPLPRSNPRTFPSEPTSALEQVEIEKAKQDDALSDLSNLLGELKDMAIDMGSEMDRQTKALDNMQDDVDELNFRVKGANIRGRRLLGK; from the exons ATGTCAAAAATTAGCGCAATGAGGACACCTGTGTCTAAGGCCTCTAAGCAACGTTCTGCTGATCCTGGGTTTTTGGGTTCCAATCCTTTTGATTCTGATTCGGAATCTAACTTGAATCACAAGAATGCAAGGGCTTCCTCAGCCCCTGCGATTAGCAGGGCAAATAAGGAAAGCTCCCAATTTGGTTATAGTGAGGATGAAGGAAGAGGTACTTCATCATCATATTCAGGCTTTTCATCCGCAAGAAACAAATACAAGAATGACTTCCGTGAATCGGGGGGTTTTGAAAACCAGTCTGTGCAAGAGCTAGAAAATTATGCTGTATACAAGGCTGACGAAACTACTCAGAAAGTAAATGGCTGTTTGAAGATAGCTGAAGAGATGAGAGACGATGCTTCAAGGACTCTTGTCACCCTGCATCAGCAGGGCCAGCAAATTAATCGGACTCATCTAACTACCATAGATGTTGATCATGAACTTAGTAGG GGTGAAAAGCTTTTGGGAAGTCTTGGGGGAATTTTCTCCAAGACATGGAAGCCAAAGAAAACTCGTACAATAAAGGGGCCTGCTTTAACAAGAG ATGATTCTTTTATACGAAAGGGTAGCCACATGGAGCAGAGACAGAAATTGGGATTGTCAGGTCCTTTGCCTCGGTCCAATCCTCGAACTTTTCCTTCTGAACCGACATCTGCGCTGGAGCAAGTTGAG ATAGAGAAGGCCAAGCAAGATGATGCCCTTTCTGATTTGAGTAACTTGTTGGGTGAGCTGAAGGACATGGCTATTGACATGGGTTCTGAGATGGATAG GCAAACCAAAGCTCTGGATAATATGCAGGATGATGTTGATGAACTAAATTTCAGAGTGAAAGGAGCAAACATTCGAGGGCGTCGGCTGCTTGGGAAATAG